A genomic stretch from Aedes albopictus strain Foshan chromosome 2, AalbF5, whole genome shotgun sequence includes:
- the LOC109407835 gene encoding leukocyte elastase inhibitor-like, translating to MNPLVFAVLSVFFVSSIRIQSTSTPPVSDDTHNEFTWTAFKKVSADYKENFVMSPYSLRRLFSCFQGVKLFSAGVGTNLQQELNSVLNIVPNQQPSGQDHRPYVDQWLRYANAKQLNRTAMAVAIGNEKASSIFDSIINYCVVYTGYLQPSDGQRMGQVVNDALKKITNNSVLNYLADTDINPNWKFFAIDSWQFDGLWKYKSQEEFTATCNFYASKDDKKLTKFLYFEEVFKYGYFPELNIQAVELPYHDKSPLSCLLMMPLNGGVDSLVNSMNQSRFKEVVSKLMPTKTTVRLPQFGLKTTVPGRQLLESMGMKTPFNQGVFKVFEQGQDVALGEIVQKMEINMSGDGEIQGQKFPDKQQDKLFTANQPFMFVIFDRSEVVPVLVGHYLKAPPDAAMGLADLQKCDDPPVGYQ from the exons ATGAATCCGTTGGTCTTTGCTGTCCTTTCAGTTTTCTTCGTGTCTTCAATTAGAATCCAGTCTACATCTACTCCTCCTGTGAGCGATGACACCCATAACGAGTTCACGTGGACTGCATTCAAGAAG GTTTCCGCCGATTACAAGGAAAACTTCGTCATGTCACCGTATTCGCTGCGTCGGCTATTCTCATGCTTCCAGGGTGTTAAGCTCTTTTCCGCTGGGGTTGGTACAAACCTCCAGCAGGAGCTGAACAGTGTGTTGAACATCGTACCCAACCAACAACCATCCGGTCAAGATCATCGGCCGTACGTTGACCAGTGGTTGCGATATGCAAACGCCAAACAGCTCAACAGGACGGCCATGGCAGTGGCAATCGGGAATGAAAAAGCTTCGTCCATTTTCGACAGCATTATCAACTACTGTGTGGTCTATACAGGATATCTTCAACCGTCCGATGGTCAGAGAATGGGACAGGTTGTGAACGATGCGTTGAAGAAAATCACCAACAACTCCGTGCTGAATTACCTCGCCGATACGGACATCAACCCGAATTGGAAGTTTTTCGCGATCGATTCGTGGCAGTTTGATGGTTTGTGGAAGTATAAGTCTCAGGAAGAGTTTACGGCGACTTGTAATTTCTACGCTAGTAAAGATGACAAGAAACTGACCAAGTTTTTGTATTTCGAAGAAGTGTTTAAGTATGGATACTTTCCGGAGCTGAACATTCAAGCTGTGGAGTTGCCTTATCATGACAAGAGTCCGCTGTCCTGCCTCCTGATGATGCCTTTGAATGGAGGGGTTGATTCTCTTGTCAATTCGATGAATCAGTCGCGTTTCAAAGAAGTCGTATCGAAGCTAATGCCAACCAAGACTACAGTTCGTCTACCTCAATTCGGATTGAAAACTACGGTGCCCGGAAGACAGCTGCTGGAATCTATGGGAATGAAGACGCCATTCAATCAGGGGGTGTTCAAGGTGTTCGAACAGGGTCAGGATGTTGCTCTTGGCGAAATTGTCCAGAAGATGGAGATAAATATGTCAGGCGATGGAGAAATACAAG GTCAAAAATTTCCCGACAAACAGCAGGACAAGCTATTCACGGCAAATCAACCGTTCATGTTTGTAATTTTCGATCGAAGTGAAGTGGTACCGGTTCTGGTTGGTCACTATCTAAAAGCGCCGCCGGATGCAGCGATGGGACTGGCAGATTTGCAAAAATGCGATGATCCACCCGTTGGGTATCAATAG
- the LOC109410220 gene encoding leukocyte elastase inhibitor-like, with protein MEFLSVFALLLIVGGSFSETDTFDNASTQFSLNFFRAAYNLNPSRNCVVSPIAIQHTLAMLQHAAKRNESSHLQSLLGFPGSTSSPSPTKLNNNALEMITKVFHSQVELNPNLLPVLQAEYSVDVQVADFSRPEQVVSSVNRWASRFTNGLVGDVFNGAGYSRDANLMIINTVTLNASWEHPFYTSSLQKSDFQFLNGVRKVDMMRTYKGFRYCEIDDLRIVELAYKKTADLSMLIIKSDSQPLEKVVERLDLEMYRSIDERLYEDRFKLTIPKFTISRGIGAKWILKAMGLNDVFGKDAFNVFVGFSSRLANVYQALRFDIDENGTRAAAGTYSDKWMRVGTDSKYVVDGPFIFVIRKDSTKEIVFIGHYSSYVE; from the exons ATGGAATTCCTGTCAGTTTTCGCATTACTGTTGATTGTTGGAGGAAGTTTCTCTGAAACAGACA CTTTTGACAATGCTTCGACCCAATTCTCGCTTAACTTTTTCCGAGCGGCATACAATCTGAATCCAAGTAGGAACTGCGTCGTGTCACCCATTGCCATTCAGCACACGCTTGCTATGTTGCAACATGCAGCCAAACGAAACGAATCAAGCCATTTACAAAGCCTGCTGGGATTCCCAGGATCAACTAGCTCTCCATCGCCAACTAAGCTGAACAACAATGCCCTGGAGATGATCACCAAGGTGTTCCACTCGCAGGTCGAACTCAATCCCAATCTGCTGCCGGTTCTTCAAGCAGAGTACTCCGTAGACGTTCAGGTAGCCGATTTCAGTCGTCCGGAACAGGTGGTGAGTTCTGTGAATAGATGGGCTTCCCGCTTCACCAACGGATTGGTGGGAGATGTTTTCAACGGAGCCGGTTATTCCAGAGACGCTAATCTCATGATAATCAACACTGTTACGCTGAACGCTTCCTGGGAACACCCGTTTTATACGAGCAGTTTGCAGAAAAGTGACTTTCAGTTCCTGAACGGAGTCAGAAAAGTTGATATGATGCGAACTTACAAGGGCTTTCGGTATTGTGAAATCGATGATCTTCGGATAGTGGAGCTTGCCTATAAGAAAACCGCCGACCTCTCTATGCTGATCATCAAGTCTGATTCTCAGCCTTTGGAGAAGGTCGTTGAGAGATTAGATTTGGAAATGTATCGATCGATCGATGAACGACTGTACGAAGATCGATTTAAGCTGACCATTCCCAAGTTTACAATCAGTCGAGGCATCGGAGCAAAGTGGATTTTGAAAGCCATGGGCCTGAACGATGTTTTCGGAAAGGATGCGTTCAATGTGTTTGTTGGATTCAGCAGTCGTTTGGCGAACGTATATCAAGCGTTGAGGTTCGATATCGACGAGAATGGGACACGTGCTGCAGCTGGAACGTACTCTGACAAATGGATGCGAGTCGGAACGGATTCGAAATATGTTGTTGATGGACCATTTATTTTTGTAATTCGCAAGGATTCAACCAAGGAAATTGTATTTATAGGTCATTATTCAAGCTATGTAGAATAA